Within the Salvia hispanica cultivar TCC Black 2014 chromosome 4, UniMelb_Shisp_WGS_1.0, whole genome shotgun sequence genome, the region TTAATCAAACTCTGAACATACCAAAATTGTCACCGAAGTTAGTCCAAATCTCAGCCTGAATAGATCGATTGCTGTCAGCGATGCCGATAACCTCAACAAAAGTCGTGAGGGGATTAGGGGGCTGCCCCTTGATAACCAGTTCCTGCTCATCGGTCGATTTTCCGAAAATTGAGCCGCCGTCGTTTCTGAGCACCTGAATCACTGCGCGAACCCTACGCCCTACATACATGCGCAGCAACTCCGCGTTCACAAAAGCCGCCGGGTTCGATGTATCCATTTTCTTCTAgaagaaataaacaaattcaaagTAGATATCAGTAGAAACAAAATACGCTATCAGAAATCATGAATGAGATTGCTAGGGTTAATTTTGGTCTAACCTTCAGATTTCAATGTGAAAGACCAGGAATTGAAATAAGGATTTATTGATAATGGTTTATATAAGAGTTGAAATGGCGCCAAATATTCCCGCCatctattttctatttttctatatacatCTTATTccataattacttttttttctttatttaaatacagaaCTACTCATTGTTAGATAACATGAATGCTACCAACGTCATTTTTAAGGAATCCTTtctaaaataatctaaaaattaagcaaaaaaGATAGTACATCATAATCTTTGAAATGTATTTTTAAACCCCATGAAATTATTAGCACTCTCTTCGTTCCATTCAagatgtccatatttttatgccACGAAATTTATAGTGtgataaagtaaattaaaaaaagtgattgtATATTATAATGAGAAGAtaaaattcatttctaaatatagaaagtagGTATCTTGAGTTAAATCAACTGAAACGAGGTACTACCCCTACTACCAATACAAATGAATACAATGATgtattatacataaattaggctttcatataaaaaaagtcCGAATATTTACACTCTAAAATACACCTCGTGAAGCTTTTGGAATGataatttgaagaaaacaCCAAAATTCCCCTTGTTTTCTAATTCTAAACTACAAGTCCTGATGCCAGTGATCCAAGAGCAGAATGACTCAACTGCTGCAGCTTTCCATCCCTTAATAGGAATATTCTTTCAGCCATCAAAACTGTTTCTACACGATGAGCAATCACCACCACCTGCAAACATATCCATGTATTTAGTGATTGCAACAAAACCACTACATAAAATCGATTCAGATAGTCCTTACTATACAAAACTGCAGTTAATTAGCTTACCGTGCGATCTTGCATTAGACGTTGAAGAGCTTGTCTTACCAGTAGCTCGGATCTGCTATCTAATGCGGAAGTTGCTTCGTCTAGAATAAGAATAGACGGGTTCTGATAGAGTGCTCTCGCAATAGCTAACCTGGCAGAAACAAACAGGTACCTCAGGGACAATATCAACTAAGACTGCAGAGAAAACTATATGCTTGAATTATAACGAGGATGGTAAaaaaccatgcattgaaaaagtaaatcaaCTTAAAATGAGCAAATAAATTCCCCTGCCTTTGCCTCTGGCCTCCACTAAAATTTGAGCCCCTTGGACCAACAGTGGTTTGATACTGATCGGGTAGGCATTTAATGAATCCGTCTGCATTTGCAGTTTCAGCTGCAAATCTAACTCTTTCCATGTCAACACCACTCAATAGATCCTTGTACCCAATATTCTCAGCAATAGTGCCAGCAAAGAGTACCTGAGATCGAGAGAGTTCAAAATAGCTTTCAACTGATAGCAAACACGACCTTATAAGTTATAAGCAGACCTAGTTTGCACTTTCATGGATCATGCTGCTTATAATACCTATTTGATGATAACAAGTGGTACCAAGCAAAACTAAATCATAACAGATCATCTCTGGTTCTCTTGAATTTcactaaatttgatttaaaccCTCCTGACTTTAGAGCAAAAATTTAAGACATAGATCGGTTTAGCCACTTACTGCATCTTGAGTCACCAAACCAACATGTCTTCTTAAGCTctgtaattgaatattttgaatgtCGCAGCCATCTATCAATATTGAACCTGCCGGTGAAGAATTAGAAATTAGAGTTACATCGATGTAAAAGATTCATACAACCGACAGTGATGAGCTTCTATTCTACGAAGATTCCCGATACTTACCTGAAAGAGGTTCATATAGGCGAAGCAGAAGTTTTACGAGAGTTGTCTTGCCACCTCCAGATGGCCCAACTAGAGCAATTGTCTCTCCAGCTTTAATATGAAGATCCAGCCCATTCAGTACAGGAGCCATACCATCTCCGTATGAAAAAGAGAGGCCGCACACCTCCACTTCTCCCGTAACAGAGGCCAAGTCAACTGCATCTGGTTTCTCAATTAGCTGCAGATGCCATCATAATTCATAAGCAGCATATGACCCATATATTCTAAGAATAGCTCATCTATTTCAAAGagtttacttttttatttttaattatacatgAATAATGTAGCAAGTAGAAATCACATATCTAAAAGATTCACTATTGCTATATAAAAACTGACACAACTTAACGGGAAATGCTAGGAATCTTACTTTGAAGCATCAACGAATTCTCAGAAACACATGAAAtaatgagttaaataaatCCTGGAAGCAGTTATACTAATTCTTTGAGTTAGAGCCAAAGCCCCTACAGGAAAAATAGGAAATTGTCTTATCAGCCGTATTAGATTAGTAATGACAGACCTAACAATAAGAAAGTCTACTGGTGCATATGAATCTACCTGGGATTTGAACAAGCTTAAGTTAAACAACCGCTCAATTGCTGGTTCTCCTTGCTTTAACTCATTGTATGCTTTTCCAATATCCTGCAAAATCCTGTAATTTTCAAATTGATGCTATGCTCTTAAGACAGTTGCACACAAGAAAAGCCAATAAacttgcattttttattaggtTTTTTATGAAGTGATTGAACTTTTAGCAAAAAGCTAACAAAACAATATTGACATATGCCATAACCATAGACCGCTCTCTTAAATTTGGTTTTGGGGTTAATGTCTCCATGTGCCATAGATTAtggaatcaaattaatttttgagaaagtaaaaaagaaaatactacaAAACCCCAAAATACTTGACCATGAAAACTGAAAACCCCACCTGATTCATGATCCATTTTGAGTCAGCAGAATATCATCACAcgaacaaaatcaagaaactaTTAACAAAAGGGGAAATTCAGTACCTGAATAGGATCAATCAAAAGAACCAGTGATGTCATGAAGGAAACTATGACAGAGCAATTTAATGAGCCTCTTGAAACTATGATTGAGGTGGAACCCAGAATGAGTAAAAGCCCAAAAAACATTATCTGCACTATGTGAGGGATTAAAACCTTCGcttgcttcttcttcaatcgTGCAGATAGATCAGCAGATGCAAGCAACTGGAATCTAATACGTTCGTTGGATTCTGCATTGTTTGCCTTCACAAAAAGAATTGAAGGGAAGACCTGGAACAAAAGAAATAACGCATATGCTGTCAATCCTCAGCTGTATACTAGAGAAAGAGCAACGTGGAACTTATCTATCAAAAGAGAGTACATGTCCATGTCCTTTAAATTAGGTGCAGACAAGATATTAATAGatcaaaatttgtgatatgcATGTGGGTAACcataacaaagaaaaaagtCTGAATAGTTTCAAATGTTCTAAATGAGTTCATCTATGAAACCTCATTTAGGTAGGCTGCTAGAGAGGCTGTACTAAGATTCGCCTCATTAGATATTATGCGAAGCTTTTCACCTAGGCATCCAACTGTTAGAGCCATTGCTGGAATCACCTTAAAAGGAAATAGAAGAAACAAATTGATTCATCAGTTCTAATAAACAAATCTATTCATgctatgcatatatatatatatatatatatatatatgtttatacACCACTTCCTTACAAATGCAGAAATTAGAGAAAGTTGAGGACTTATGGTCAACATCTGAGTTGCCATTGCTGATAACTGCAAAACGCTTGGTACTATCGTCTGTTGAACAAAAACGAGAATTATCAGAATCagaataatatactccattgtcaatcctaaaaaatcaaatatgacACATGAGTCTCAAGACCAGAAGAGATCAAAATTAACCACAAAGATTTACCATTACTAGTTAGACACATAATTCACCCCCAACTTCAATAGTTTACACCTTAATCTCTCCTATTTGTTCCTTTACTTAGATATAGCTTAAGTCTTAAGTTCATATAACCTAACTCAAGGAGgtataatgtttaaaatagCAATGATCACATTCAAAAGAGAGTGCACTGTGTCAGCCACATCCTCCGCCTCTGCTGTGATCCGGTACGCGACATCCCCAGGAAGAATCCCGTTTCCGCCCTCGAAGAACCCCAAATCCCTCTGCAAAACCCTATCGAAAACATGAACCCTTATATTATACGCACAATTCAACGCGGCATCCCACAAACAGGCCTGCTGCAAGTAATTCGCCACAATTCGGATCAGAAGGAGAGCCCCCAACGCCAAAGCCCCGTTTCTTAAGGTCGCCAAATTTGAGACGGCGATCGAGGAAGAGAGTTGCCCCGCCAGAGGAACGAGTTTGGAGAGCGAGTAAACCGAAACGGCGCTGCATAGCCAGCCAGTGAGGATCGGCCGCCATTCCGATTGGAGGTAGGGCGACAGGGCAGTGAGGGAAGGGAATTTGATCGGCGGAGGGCGGTAGCTGCAGGAAGCGGCCCTCGTCGCAATTGCGGAGCGGATTCGGCCATGATTTAGGATGGCAATTTTGCGATGTCGACCGAGGATGTTGAGGTTGCGGTGGAAGAGAGAAGGGGAAGACGACGGGTAGTGTGGCGGCGGAAATTGGAGAAATTGAGCCATTGAGGTCTATTGAGGCAGAGAGAAGAACATCAGTATCAACTGTCATAactgaatttatattttgcttttcctttttaatgttggggaaaaatatcaaaataccACGCTtatcatactaaaaaaataccgaaaatatcaattttttgatataGCGCAATTTCTGGTACGGTAACCGTAGCAGTGTTCATATACCGACACCgcatatattgaaatattttcgaataaagatttgattattgaagttttattgatttgaagattatgaaaagatttgattgcgatgaaattttattgttttggacgttatttaaatagttaaaatgttatttaaaatatttgggtATAAAATGGGTTTTTTCAGTATAATACATGTACACCATTTTTCGCTATACTGAAATATGGTATGGTATACTGTAAGTCTACAATAATGACTTGCAATAATGATACGGTAGCGTAGCTGTATCAGAAATTTATCATACCAAATAAAGTTTTTAGTATAAAAGTGGGAGATTGCAGTGTATATGTAATATGTGCGCATTAGGTTTTGTCATGTGTGTGTGCAATGGATGCGTTGTTATGCTTGTGTGCAATGTGTATGTGTTTAgtatgtgtgttgtgtgtataTAGTGTTTATGTGTGTCTGTGTTAGTGATTTAGTGTTTGTGCTTGTTAGCATGTATGTGTAGTGTGTTGTGAGTGTGGGTATGTGCGCACGcatgtgcagtgtgtgtgtatataaatGTATGAATACACGTTTGTGTGTTGTATAAATGTGTGTATTATCTTAATGTAAGGGCACTATATGTGTATGCAATGTGTATATAATGCATGGGTAGCAATGTGTGAAAGtatctaattttaaaactatttagAATTCTAAATAgtatttactttactctttacCTATGGAATTTAAATTGTAGAAATGAAAGTTTTGgatcttaattttattctacagataaatatattttgacttCATGTGATACCCAACattaaatttagaattaaaagcTGTATATTCAATCTCAGTTTCGTGGTTCAGTTGAAACCTAATACTACTATAGAAGTTGTGATGCAATCATTCATAGATCtgtaatatactagtatatggGACTATGGTAGAACTAATCTGCATCGAGAAACTCAGCGGTTTTGTGGCAAAATTGGAAAACTACATTAAATCCTTAtgacagaaaaaaaaaagtagtgttAAAAGTGTCTACTATTTCTCTCTGATTTTATTGGTTACGGCGAAGATTGCGCCGGTGACGGCAAGGACGATCCCAGAAATGATGATCGTCTTCTTAAAGTTGTGCAGCGCATCCTCAGTCTCCTGCTCTTTCCTTTCAGCCAATTGTTTTTGCTCTTGCTGcacatcattcatcattcatcattcattttCTTACCTTACAAGTGccaaaaaatactactgtaTTCATTTTCTTACCTTACAAGTaccaaaaaatactactccttccgtcccggctaagatgacacattgcttagccggcacgggattttaagagtgattggttaaagtgtttaattggacaGAGAGAAGGTgaatgtaagtattaaagtagagagataaagaaagatgaatattttaataggagtaagaaaaaaatggttgagtgtattaattggagagagaaagttaccaaaaaaggaaatgtgtcatcttagttgggacagactaaaaaggaaaacgtgtcatcttaagctggacggagggaatagtagTAATGAATGGAGTGGTTACCTTACCTTATTTTGGTCGACGGCGGAGGAATCCGAATCTACCTCAAATTCCTTGTTGCTGCCCGGATGCAACTCTTTCTCTAAGTCCGCCGCTGGAAATGGTTCACTCGAACTTGTCATTCTCATTAATTGCTTGCTTTCCAGATCATGTATTGTATGCCTTCTTTTCAACTAACAAATGTAACCAAATCCACCCCACCAATTGTGGATCTCATACTGTTTTCCATTCTTTATTTCCCGTTCAACTTCCCTACAAAATAGCTAATCTCTAACCTACGCCaacattttgccatttttgtatATAGGGCTATTGGTTCTAAATATAGccgaaatttggtatttttcacaagcttaaaatttgattgcaaaaatcataaacttatATAGTGTAGTGTGCGTTTTCCACTATTTGAGATAGATTTTAAAACTGAAGTAATACACAAATTTGCTATGtcactctcttattttttacaatattatttttattagagaTTATTCTTTAGAGTAAATAATTAGGTTCGAgtattaaagataaaaatgtttatatacagtagaaaaaaaaaaaaaatattaaaacaaaagtaGGGGATGCTGTGATTTCTATTGCAGAGTCCCCCAGGCAATGAGTAGGCAGAGCTTGCCGCTATGCTTCAAGACAGCGCGTCTTCCGCAACCCACTGAaacctcctccgccgccgccgcgagCGGGTCCAAATGGAACACGCAGCTGCGACAACTCTCTAAGAATGGGCAATACAAACATGCCCTGCTTCTCTACCGCCAAATGCTCCGCTCCGGCGCCACTCCCAACGCCTTCACCTTCCCCTTCATCCTCAAGTCCTCTGCTGCCCTCTCCATCCATCTCACCGGAAAACAGCTCCACTCCCACGTCGTCAAATCCGGCTGCCTTCTTGAACCCTTCGTCCAAACGGCTCTCATTTCCATGTACACTAAGTTCCGCTTGTTTCATAATGCGCGCAAGGTGTTCGACGAAATTGCTGACTCAGCCAGGCTAACTGTTTGCTACAATGCTTTAATGTCTGGATTCATTCTCAAAAGTCTCTCACATGCTTTGCTTCTCTTCCTCGAGATGAGGGCTAAATGCGTGCCGTTGAACACAGTCACCATCTTGGGGCTTGTCCCCGGTTGCTCGATTCCACTGCACTTGAATCTCGGGAGCTCATTGCATTGCTTGGTTATGAAATTAGGTTTCATCTCACATCACGATGTTGCAAATTGCTTCTTGTCCATGTACTCGCGTTGTGAGTCGATCGAGTCTTCAAGGAGGCTGTTTGATGAAATTCCTGAGAGGAGTTTGATCACTTGGAATGCCATGATATCCGGTTACTCGCAGAATGGACTTTGTGCCGAGGTATTGGATCTTTTCCGTGATATGCAGTGCTCTGGATTTCCCCCCGATGAGGTGACTCTTGTTGGCGTACTATCGTCCTGTGCCAACCTTGGCGAGCAGAGAATCGGCCTTGAAGTGGAAGAGATGATAAAAGTTCGTGGATTTGAATCCAATCCGTTTCTGAGGAATTCGTTGATCAGCATGTATGCCAGGTGCGGTAATCTGGTGAGGGCGCGTGCAAATTTTGATGCCATGGCTGAGAAGACTCTGGTGTCGTGGACAGCCATCATAGGTGGCTATGGAATGCATGGACAAGGAGAGGTTGCTGTGGAGCTCTTTGATCAGATGATCAAGGAAGGCATTCGGCCAGATAAGACAGTCTTTGTCTGCGTTCTGACCGCGTGCAGTCATGCTGGGCTGATGGAGAAGGGATTGGGTTATTTCTACTCGATGCAGGACGTTTACAGATTGAGTCCTCTTTCAGTGCACTACTCATGCGTGGTGGATCTTTTGGGTCGAGCAGGTCGGTTGGGAGAAGCGCTAAACCTCATTGAGTCGATGCCACTGCAGCCAGATGGTCCCGTTTGGGGTGCCCTACTAGGTGCTTGCAAGATTCATAAGAATGTTGAGTTGGCGGAGTTGGCCTTCAACAAGGTTGTTGAGCTTGAGCCTACGAACATCGGTTACTACGTTCTGCAATCGAATATTTACTCTGAAGCGGGTGACATGGAAGGTGTGGTGAGGGTTCGAGTGATGATGAGAGAAAGAGGGCTGAAGAAGGATCCTGGTTATAGCTATGTTGAGTACAAAGGGGAAAATCATCTGTTTGTGGCGGGTGACAAACGTCATCCGCAGTCGAAAGAGATCTACAGTATGTTGAAGAGGTTGGAGAATCTAGCAAAGCAAGGCAGTGAAGGGGAGAATTCAGGTGTGCATAGCGAGAGGCTAGCGATAGCGTTTGCACTTTTGAACATGAGTTCAACAAAGGAAATTCTTGTTATTAAGAACTTGAGGATATGTGGAGATTGTCACAGGTTTGTAAAAGCAGTTAGCAAATTTGTAGATTGTCGGTTTATAATTAGGGATGCGACGCGGTTCCACCATTTTGATGGTGGCTCCTGCTCTTGTAAAGACTACTGGTGAAGTTCTGCAATTCACAACATGGATACATTTTGATCTGTTATAAAATGACTTTAACTGAATAATAGTCCATACATAAATTacattacaaatttgaaatccATCCCAAAGAGTGTGAAAAAGACAAGCAGTGAAGGATATTAGTAGAATAAGATGAATGGAAGTAGGGTGGTTCATCGCCATGCTTCCCTCGGCACTGTGCACGAATTTGCACGCCTAATCACGTTCGCTTGTTTGTTTCTGTCACCTGCACTTGCAGCCTGGTAAATCTCTGATTGACTAGTGTTTCTCGTTGCTCCTTTCTTCAAACTTCTTGGCTGCAACCTTGGCTGATTTCTTCCGCCTTCAACTTCAacgctgctgctgctgctgcttaGCATATCACCAAAAtgtccttttccttttccatcTTCATTGTGAGGCTTTTCATCTTCCTCCTCCCGTATTTCGCTTTCGCCTTTGTTCTTGTGATGCATCACCGAACCACATTCCACCACAGAGTCCTCCTTCCTCTGTCTCAGGGTTTTGACAATCAAAGTCTTGAGGAAGTTGATGACTTGGACGGCGTACATCAACGCTGTCATAGGATCGGACATCTGCAACAGTTAAAGCAGCCTCATTAGTAGAGTGAGTAATTCTTATTGTTTGCTTTCAGTTTTCAGCATTACATTACCTGAGTCATATTTGGAGCAAAAACCATGGCAATGTTTCGTGCATTCATCTTGTTGAGATGGTCTAACTCAGCAACGTCACTCA harbors:
- the LOC125223965 gene encoding replication protein A 14 kDa subunit B; protein product: MDTSNPAAFVNAELLRMYVGRRVRAVIQVLRNDGGSIFGKSTDEQELVIKGQPPNPLTTFVEVIGIADSNRSIQAEIWTNFGDNFDVSSYNTVCQLANGDFKHLFI
- the LOC125220186 gene encoding ABC transporter B family member 29, chloroplastic isoform X2; the protein is MAQFLQFPPPHYPSSSPSLFHRNLNILGRHRKIAILNHGRIRSAIATRAASCSYRPPPIKFPSLTALSPYLQSEWRPILTGWLCSAVSVYSLSKLVPLAGQLSSSIAVSNLATLRNGALALGALLLIRIVANYLQQACLWDAALNCAYNIRVHVFDRVLQRDLGFFEGGNGILPGDVAYRITAEAEDVADTVHSLLNTIVPSVLQLSAMATQMLTISPQLSLISAFVIPAMALTVGCLGEKLRIISNEANLSTASLAAYLNEVFPSILFVKANNAESNERIRFQLLASADLSARLKKKQAKDIGKAYNELKQGEPAIERLFNLSLFKSQLIEKPDAVDLASVTGEVEVCGLSFSYGDGMAPVLNGLDLHIKAGETIALVGPSGGGKTTLVKLLLRLYEPLSGSILIDGCDIQNIQLQSLRRHVGLVTQDAVLFAGTIAENIGYKDLLSGVDMERVRFAAETANADGFIKCLPDQYQTTVGPRGSNFSGGQRQRLAIARALYQNPSILILDEATSALDSRSELLVRQALQRLMQDRTVVVIAHRVETVLMAERIFLLRDGKLQQLSHSALGSLASGLVV
- the LOC125220186 gene encoding ABC transporter B family member 29, chloroplastic isoform X1: MAQFLQFPPPHYPSSSPSLFHRNLNILGRHRKIAILNHGRIRSAIATRAASCSYRPPPIKFPSLTALSPYLQSEWRPILTGWLCSAVSVYSLSKLVPLAGQLSSSIAVSNLATLRNGALALGALLLIRIVANYLQQACLWDAALNCAYNIRVHVFDRVLQRDLGFFEGGNGILPGDVAYRITAEAEDVADTVHSLLNTIVPSVLQLSAMATQMLTISPQLSLISAFVIPAMALTVGCLGEKLRIISNEANLSTASLAAYLNEVFPSILFVKANNAESNERIRFQLLASADLSARLKKKQAKVLIPHIVQIMFFGLLLILGSTSIIVSRGSLNCSVIVSFMTSLVLLIDPIQDIGKAYNELKQGEPAIERLFNLSLFKSQLIEKPDAVDLASVTGEVEVCGLSFSYGDGMAPVLNGLDLHIKAGETIALVGPSGGGKTTLVKLLLRLYEPLSGSILIDGCDIQNIQLQSLRRHVGLVTQDAVLFAGTIAENIGYKDLLSGVDMERVRFAAETANADGFIKCLPDQYQTTVGPRGSNFSGGQRQRLAIARALYQNPSILILDEATSALDSRSELLVRQALQRLMQDRTVVVIAHRVETVLMAERIFLLRDGKLQQLSHSALGSLASGLVV
- the LOC125220187 gene encoding putative pentatricopeptide repeat-containing protein At3g11460, mitochondrial; the protein is MSRQSLPLCFKTARLPQPTETSSAAAASGSKWNTQLRQLSKNGQYKHALLLYRQMLRSGATPNAFTFPFILKSSAALSIHLTGKQLHSHVVKSGCLLEPFVQTALISMYTKFRLFHNARKVFDEIADSARLTVCYNALMSGFILKSLSHALLLFLEMRAKCVPLNTVTILGLVPGCSIPLHLNLGSSLHCLVMKLGFISHHDVANCFLSMYSRCESIESSRRLFDEIPERSLITWNAMISGYSQNGLCAEVLDLFRDMQCSGFPPDEVTLVGVLSSCANLGEQRIGLEVEEMIKVRGFESNPFLRNSLISMYARCGNLVRARANFDAMAEKTLVSWTAIIGGYGMHGQGEVAVELFDQMIKEGIRPDKTVFVCVLTACSHAGLMEKGLGYFYSMQDVYRLSPLSVHYSCVVDLLGRAGRLGEALNLIESMPLQPDGPVWGALLGACKIHKNVELAELAFNKVVELEPTNIGYYVLQSNIYSEAGDMEGVVRVRVMMRERGLKKDPGYSYVEYKGENHLFVAGDKRHPQSKEIYSMLKRLENLAKQGSEGENSGVHSERLAIAFALLNMSSTKEILVIKNLRICGDCHRFVKAVSKFVDCRFIIRDATRFHHFDGGSCSCKDYW